One window of the Solanum stenotomum isolate F172 chromosome 11, ASM1918654v1, whole genome shotgun sequence genome contains the following:
- the LOC125844397 gene encoding stomatal closure-related actin-binding protein 1 yields the protein MTRVTLDFGDTMQRDAVPPVSADVIFPSSRFPNYKIGPNNQIMEVKQDSKALTMKEVVARETAHLLEQQKRLSVRDLASKFEKGLAAAAKLSDEAKMKDAASLEKHVLLKKLRDALEALRGRVAGKNKDDVEEAIAMVEALAVQLNQREGELIQEKTEVKKLATFLKQASEDAKKLVEEERAYARAEIENARAAVQRVEEALQEYEQMSGASGKQDMDELMKEVYEARRIKMLHQPSKVMDMEHELQALRVQLAEKCKYSIQLQKELARKMGEETVSQLYELDGTEALGSFLHIQPCSLAASELSECTIQWYRLACEGGKQEPISGATKPVYAPEPFDVGRILQAEITYGGQTTSVTTAGPIDPAAGLGNYVEALVRRHDIEFNVVVVQMNGTDHTAETIHVLHIGRMRMKLCKGKSSVAKEYYSTSMQLCGVRGGGNAAAQAAFWQVKTGLSFVLAFETERERNAAIMLARRFAYDCNIMLSGPDDRATPGS from the exons ATGACAAGGGTAACCCTTGATTTTGGAGATACAATGCAAAGGGATGCTGTTCCTCCTGTATCAGCAGATGTGATCTTCCCATCTAGTCGCTTTCCAAATTACAAAATTGGACCTAACAATCAGATTATGGAGGTCAAGCAGGATTCTAAGGCACTTACAATGAAAGAGGTGGTTGCTAGAGAAACTGCACACTTACTAGAGCAGCAAAAAAGGCTGTCTGTTCGCGATCTAGCCAGTAAATTTGAAAAGGGTCTGGCTGCTGCTGCCAAGTTGTCTGATGAG GCAAAAATGAAAGATGCAGCTTCACTGGAGAAGCATGTGCTGTTGAAGAAGCTCAGAGATGCTCTTGAAGCGTTGAGAGGACGTGTGGCGGGGAAAAACAAGGATGACGTGGAGGAAGCTATTGCTATG GTCGAAGCTTTAGcagtacaattaaatcaaagggAAGGAGAACTGATTCAGGAAAAGACTGAAGTGAAAAAGCTTGCAACGTTTCTGAAGCAG GCTTCTGAAGATGCTAAGAAActtgttgaggaagaaagagcTTATGCAAGGGCTGAGATTGAGAATGCAAGAGCAGCTGTCCAGAGAGTGGAAGAGGCTCTTCAGGAGTATGAGCAAATGTCCGGGGCCTCAGGAAAGCAG GACATGGACGAATTGATGAAGGAAGTTTACGAGGCAAGGCGAATCAAAATGCTACATCAGCCTAGTAAG GTCATGGACATGGAGCATGAGCTTCAAGCATTGCGAGTGCAGCTAGCAGAGAAGTGCAAGTATTCAATACAGCTTCAGAAAGAG CTGGCAAGGAAGATGGGCGAGGAAACTGTATCACAATTATATGAATTAGATGGCACGGAAGCCCTGGGTTCATTTTTGCATATCCAGCCGTGTTCTCTTGCTGCTTCAGAACTATCAGAATGTACAATTCAGTGGTATCGCTTAGCGTGTGAAGGTGGAAAGCAAGAACCTATTTCAG GAGCCACAAAACCTGTTTATGCTCCAGAACCATTTGATGTTGGACGAATTTTGCAAGCTGAGATCACGTATGGAGGCCAGACAACATCAGTGACGACTGCTGGTCCTATTGATCCGG CTGCAGGCTTAGGGAACTATGTTGAAGCTTTGGTGCGTAGGCATGACATTGAATTCAAT GTGGTTGTTGTCCAGATGAACGGAACAGATCATACAGCAGAGACTATCCATGTCCTTCACATTGGAAGGATGAGAATGAAACTATGTAAAGGGAAGAGCAGTGTAGCAAAAGAATACTATTCTACTTCAATGCAG TTATGTGGCGTCAGAGGTGGTGGGAATGCTGCAGCTCAGGCAGCATTTTGGCAAGTAAAGACTGGACTCTCCTTTGTATTGGCGTTTGAAACGGAGAGAGAAAGAAATGCAGCCATTATGCTGGCCAGAAGATTTGCCTATGACTGCAAT ATTATGCTATCTGGACCGGATGATAGAGCTACTCCTGGATCTTAA